A part of Camelus ferus isolate YT-003-E chromosome 6, BCGSAC_Cfer_1.0, whole genome shotgun sequence genomic DNA contains:
- the LOC102516489 gene encoding LOW QUALITY PROTEIN: olfactory receptor 4K5-like (The sequence of the model RefSeq protein was modified relative to this genomic sequence to represent the inferred CDS: inserted 1 base in 1 codon; substituted 1 base at 1 genomic stop codon) gives MDKVNSSVVSEFVLLGLSSSQELQLFFFIFFSVLYVVIVLGNLLIILMVTSDNSLHSPMYFLLGNLSFVDICQASFATPKMIADFLSEPKTISFSGCIAQIFFIHLFTGGEMVLLVSMAYDRYXAICKPLHYVVIMSXRTCTLLVMISWAVGLVHTLSQLSFTMNLPFCGPNEVDSFFCDLPRVTKLACLDSYIIEILIVVNSGILSLSTFSLLVSSYIIILVTVWFKSSAAMAKAFSTLAAHITVVMLFFGPCIFIYMWPFTIYPVDKVLAIFYTIFTPILNPIIYTLRNRDMKAAMRKIMTNYLRPKKISEMPLVVRNSLY, from the exons ATGGATAAGGTCAATTCTTCGGTGGTGTCTGAGTTTGTACTGCTGGGACTCTCTAGTTCTCAGGAactccagcttttctttttcattttcttctctgtgttgtATGTGGTCATTGTGCTGGGAAACCTTCTCATTATCCTCATGGTGACTTCTGACAACAGCCTGCACTCCCCCATGTACTTCCTCTTGGGAAACCTTTCCTTTGTGGACATCTGCCAGGCTTCCTTTGCTACCCCGAAGATGATTGCTGATTTTCTGAGTGAACCCAAGACCATATCCTTCAGTGGCTGCATAGCCCAGATTTTCTTCATTCACCTATTCACTGGCGGGGAGATGGTGCTACTTGTCTCCATGGCCTATGACAGAT TAGCCATATGCAAACCCCTACATTACGTCGTCATCATGAGCTGAAGGACATGCACTCTCCTGGTAATGATCTCCTGGGCTGTGGGCTTGGTGCACACATTAAGCCAGTTATCATTTACCATGAACCTACCTTTTTGTGGACCCAATGAAGTAGACAGCTTTTTTTGTGACCTTCCTCGAGTGACTAAACTTGCCTGCTTGGACTCTTATATCATTGAAATACTAATTGTGGTCAATAGTGGAATCCTTTCCCTAAGCACTTTCTCCCTCCTGGTCAGCTCCTACATCATTATTCTTGTTACCGTCTGGTTTAAGTCTTCTGCTGCAATGGCCAAGGCGTTTTCTACACTGGCTGCCCATATCACCGTAGTAATGTTATTCTTTGGACCTTGCATATTCATCTACATGTGGCCCTTTACCATCTATCCTGTGGATAAAGTTCTTGCCATATTTTACACCATTTTCACTCCTATCCTAAACCCCATTAtttacacactgagaaacagagatatGAAGGCTGCCATGAGGAAAATTATGACCAACTACCTGAGGCCCAAGAAAATTTCTGAAATGCCACTGGTAGTGAGGAATTCCctttattaa